One stretch of Streptomyces agglomeratus DNA includes these proteins:
- a CDS encoding carbohydrate ABC transporter permease: MKPTKPTPQRRPVLRGRAGRHLHGGPLTYAVLILFTAGSLFPLVWTAIAASRNNTRLSQTPPPFWFGGNLFKNLQTAWTDANMGLALLNTAVVAGTIALGTVLFSTLAGFAFAKLRFRFKNLLMLLVVATMMVPPQLSVVPLFMTVAELQWTDQLQAVILPTLVSAFGVFFMRQYLVQALPSELVEAARVDGASSLRIIWHIVFPAARPAMAVLGMLTFVAAWNDFFWPIIALTQDNPTVQVALANLGQGFVPDQSVIMAGALLGTLPLLLAFVLFGRQIVGGIMQGAVKG; this comes from the coding sequence ATGAAGCCGACGAAGCCGACGCCGCAGCGCCGGCCGGTCCTGCGCGGCCGGGCCGGACGCCACCTGCACGGCGGTCCCCTCACGTACGCCGTCCTGATCCTCTTCACCGCCGGGTCGCTGTTCCCGCTCGTGTGGACGGCGATCGCGGCCTCCCGCAACAACACCCGGCTGTCCCAGACGCCGCCGCCCTTCTGGTTCGGCGGGAACCTCTTCAAGAACCTCCAGACCGCGTGGACCGACGCCAACATGGGGCTGGCCCTGCTCAACACGGCGGTGGTGGCCGGGACCATCGCGCTGGGGACCGTGCTGTTCTCGACGCTGGCCGGTTTCGCCTTCGCCAAGCTGCGATTCCGCTTCAAGAACCTGCTGATGCTCCTGGTCGTGGCCACGATGATGGTGCCGCCGCAGCTCAGCGTCGTACCGCTGTTCATGACGGTCGCCGAGCTCCAGTGGACCGATCAGCTCCAGGCCGTCATCCTGCCGACGCTCGTCAGCGCGTTCGGGGTCTTCTTCATGCGCCAGTACCTGGTGCAGGCGCTGCCCAGCGAACTGGTCGAGGCGGCGCGGGTCGACGGGGCGAGCAGCCTGCGGATCATCTGGCACATCGTCTTCCCCGCCGCCCGGCCGGCGATGGCGGTGCTGGGCATGCTGACCTTCGTGGCCGCGTGGAACGACTTCTTCTGGCCCATCATCGCGCTGACGCAGGACAACCCGACGGTGCAGGTGGCGCTCGCCAACCTCGGGCAGGGCTTCGTACCCGACCAGTCGGTCATCATGGCCGGCGCCCTGCTCGGCACGCTGCCGCTGCTGCTGGCCTTCGTGCTCTTCGGGCGCCAGATCGTGGGCGGAATCATGCAGGGCGCGGTCAAGGGCTGA
- the orn gene encoding oligoribonuclease, with the protein MNDRMVWIDCEMTGLSLTDDALIEVAALVTDSELNVLGDGVDIVIRPPDAALETMPEVVRQMHTASGLLDELAGGTTLADAEEQVLAYVRKHVKEPGKAPLCGNSVGTDRGFLLRDMSTLEAYLHYRIVDVSSIKELARRWFPRAYFNSPEKNGNHRALADIKDSIAELRYYREAVFVPQPGPDSETAKKIAAKYVLPAEPGQ; encoded by the coding sequence ATGAACGATCGCATGGTGTGGATCGACTGCGAGATGACCGGGCTCTCGCTGACGGACGACGCACTCATTGAGGTGGCCGCACTGGTCACCGACTCGGAGCTCAACGTGCTCGGCGACGGGGTCGACATCGTGATCCGCCCGCCGGACGCGGCCCTGGAGACCATGCCCGAGGTGGTGCGGCAGATGCACACCGCCTCGGGCCTGCTCGACGAGCTGGCCGGCGGCACGACGCTGGCCGACGCCGAGGAGCAGGTCCTGGCGTACGTACGCAAACACGTGAAGGAGCCCGGCAAGGCCCCGCTGTGCGGAAACTCGGTCGGTACCGACCGCGGTTTCCTGCTGCGTGACATGTCGACGCTGGAGGCGTACCTCCACTACCGGATCGTGGATGTCTCGTCCATCAAGGAGCTGGCCCGGCGCTGGTTCCCGCGGGCGTACTTCAACAGCCCGGAGAAGAACGGCAACCACCGGGCGCTCGCCGACATCAAGGACTCCATCGCGGAGCTGCGCTACTACCGGGAGGCGGTCTTCGTGCCGCAGCCTGGGCCCGACTCGGAAACGGCGAAGAAGATCGCCGCGAAGTACGTGCTGCCCGCGGAACCCGGGCAGTAA
- a CDS encoding helix-turn-helix domain-containing protein produces the protein MSQDSTAVPEAARKLSGRRRREIVAVLLFSGGPIFESSIPLSVFGIDRQDAGVPRYRLLVCAGEDGPLRTTGGLELTAPYGLEAMSRAGTVVVPAWRSITSPPPPEALDALRRAHEEGARIVGLCTGAFVLAAAGLLDGRPATTHWMYAPTLAKRYPSVHVDPRELFVDDGDVLTSAGTAAGIDLCLHIVRTDHGTEAAGALARRLVVPPRRSGGQERYLDRSLPEEIGADPLAEVVAWALEHLHEQFDVETLAARAYMSRRTFDRRFRSLTGSAPLQWLITQRVLQAQRLLETSDYSVDEVAGRCGFRSPVALRGHFRRQLGSSPAAYRAAYRARRPQSEIHAVPSGMSGGGQVADAVPQQARRTAAASTPSGPSATTSAAQEPGKPGSDVYTPGRPTLPGQRERPVG, from the coding sequence ATGAGCCAGGACTCCACTGCCGTACCGGAGGCCGCGCGGAAGCTCTCCGGACGCCGCCGCCGGGAGATCGTAGCGGTGCTGCTCTTCAGCGGCGGCCCCATCTTCGAGAGCTCCATCCCGCTCTCTGTGTTCGGCATTGACCGGCAGGATGCAGGAGTGCCCCGATACCGACTGCTGGTGTGTGCCGGCGAGGACGGACCACTGCGCACCACGGGGGGGCTGGAACTCACCGCCCCCTACGGCCTGGAGGCGATGAGCAGAGCAGGCACCGTCGTCGTACCGGCGTGGCGGTCCATCACCTCGCCGCCACCGCCGGAGGCGCTGGACGCGCTGCGCCGCGCCCACGAGGAGGGCGCCCGCATCGTGGGGCTGTGCACCGGCGCCTTCGTACTGGCGGCCGCCGGGCTGCTCGACGGGCGCCCGGCGACGACGCACTGGATGTACGCGCCGACGCTCGCCAAGCGCTATCCGTCGGTGCACGTCGACCCGCGCGAGCTCTTCGTCGACGACGGCGACGTCCTGACGTCGGCCGGCACGGCGGCCGGAATCGACCTGTGCCTGCACATCGTGCGGACGGACCACGGCACCGAGGCCGCCGGAGCGCTGGCCCGCAGGCTGGTCGTACCACCGCGCCGCAGCGGTGGACAGGAGCGCTACCTCGACAGGTCTTTACCAGAGGAGATCGGCGCCGACCCGCTGGCCGAGGTCGTCGCCTGGGCGCTGGAGCATCTCCACGAGCAGTTCGACGTGGAGACGCTGGCCGCGCGCGCCTACATGAGCCGCCGCACGTTCGACCGGCGTTTTCGTTCGCTCACCGGGAGCGCTCCCCTGCAATGGCTGATCACTCAGCGGGTGCTCCAGGCGCAGCGTCTGCTGGAGACGTCCGACTACTCAGTCGACGAGGTCGCGGGCCGCTGCGGCTTCCGGTCGCCGGTCGCGCTGCGCGGGCATTTCCGGCGCCAGCTGGGCTCGTCCCCGGCCGCGTACCGGGCCGCCTACCGGGCCCGGCGTCCGCAGAGCGAGATCCACGCGGTCCCGTCCGGGATGTCCGGGGGCGGCCAGGTCGCCGACGCGGTGCCGCAGCAGGCCAGGCGCACGGCGGCGGCGAGTACGCCGTCGGGCCCCTCGGCGACCACGTCCGCGGCGCAGGAGCCGGGCAAGCCCGGCTCCGACGTGTACACCCCCGGGCGTCCGACGCTGCCCGGCCAGCGGGAACGCCCCGTAGGGTGA
- the glmS gene encoding glutamine--fructose-6-phosphate transaminase (isomerizing) — translation MCGIVGYIGKRDVAPLLLEGLQRLEYRGYDSAGIVITSPKASGLKMVKAKGRVRDLEARVPKRFAGTTGIAHTRWATHGAPSDENAHPHLDAEGKVAVVHNGIIDNATELRAKLVADGVEFLSETDTEVLVHLVSRSQAVTLEEKVREALRHVEGTYGVAVMHADFSDRIVVARNGSPVVLGIGEKEMFVASDIAALVSHTRQIVTLEDGEMATLKADDFRTYTTEGSRTTATPTTVEWEAESYDMGGHDTYMHKEISEQSDAVDRVLRGRIDDRFSTVHLGGLNLDAREARGIRRVKILGCGTSYHAGMIGAQLIEELARIPADAEPASEFRYRNPVVDPDTLYVAVSQSGETYDVLAAVQELKRKGARVLGVVNVVGSAIAREADGGMYVHAGPEVCVVSTKCFTNTVVAFALLALHLGRIRDLSVSDGKRLIEGLRKLPAQIAEILEGEDDIKKLAEEYAGAQSMMFIGRVRGYPVALEASLKLKEISYIHAEAYPASELKHGPLALIEPALPTVAIVPDDELLEKNRAALEEIKARSGRILAVAHREQEKADHTIVVPKNETELDPILMGIPLQLFAYHTALAMGRDIDKPRNLAKSVTVE, via the coding sequence ATGTGCGGAATCGTCGGTTACATCGGCAAGCGTGACGTCGCCCCGCTGCTGCTCGAAGGGCTCCAGCGCCTGGAGTACCGCGGCTACGACTCGGCGGGCATCGTCATCACCAGCCCGAAGGCCAGCGGCCTGAAGATGGTCAAGGCGAAGGGCCGCGTCCGCGACCTGGAGGCCAGGGTCCCGAAGCGCTTCGCCGGCACCACCGGCATCGCCCACACCCGCTGGGCCACCCACGGCGCCCCGAGCGACGAGAACGCCCACCCGCACCTCGACGCCGAGGGCAAGGTCGCCGTCGTCCACAACGGCATCATCGACAACGCCACCGAGCTGCGCGCGAAGCTGGTCGCCGACGGCGTCGAGTTCCTCTCCGAGACGGACACCGAGGTCCTGGTCCACCTCGTCTCCCGCTCGCAGGCCGTGACGCTGGAGGAGAAGGTCCGCGAGGCGCTGCGCCACGTCGAGGGCACGTACGGCGTCGCCGTCATGCACGCCGACTTCTCCGACCGCATCGTCGTCGCCCGCAACGGCTCGCCGGTCGTCCTCGGCATCGGTGAGAAGGAGATGTTCGTCGCCTCCGACATCGCGGCGCTCGTCTCCCACACCCGCCAGATCGTCACCCTCGAAGACGGCGAGATGGCCACCCTCAAGGCCGACGACTTCCGCACGTACACCACCGAGGGCTCCCGCACGACGGCCACGCCGACCACCGTGGAGTGGGAGGCCGAGTCGTACGACATGGGCGGCCACGACACGTACATGCACAAGGAGATCTCCGAGCAGTCCGACGCCGTGGACCGCGTGCTGCGCGGCCGCATCGACGACCGCTTCTCCACCGTGCACCTGGGCGGCCTGAACCTGGACGCCCGCGAGGCGCGCGGCATCCGCCGCGTGAAGATCCTCGGCTGCGGCACCTCGTACCACGCGGGCATGATCGGCGCGCAGCTCATCGAGGAGCTGGCCCGCATCCCCGCCGACGCCGAGCCCGCGTCCGAGTTCCGCTACCGCAACCCGGTCGTCGACCCCGACACCCTGTACGTCGCGGTCTCCCAGTCCGGTGAGACGTACGACGTGCTGGCGGCCGTGCAGGAGCTGAAGCGCAAGGGCGCCCGCGTCCTCGGCGTCGTCAACGTCGTCGGCTCGGCGATCGCCCGCGAGGCCGACGGCGGCATGTACGTCCACGCCGGTCCCGAGGTCTGCGTCGTCTCCACGAAGTGCTTCACCAACACCGTGGTCGCCTTCGCGCTGCTCGCCCTGCACCTGGGCCGCATCCGCGACCTGTCCGTCTCGGACGGCAAGCGCCTCATCGAGGGCCTGCGCAAGCTGCCCGCCCAGATCGCCGAGATCCTGGAGGGCGAGGACGACATCAAGAAGCTCGCCGAGGAGTACGCGGGCGCCCAGTCGATGATGTTCATCGGCCGCGTCCGGGGCTACCCGGTGGCGCTGGAGGCATCCCTCAAGCTGAAGGAGATCTCCTACATCCACGCCGAGGCGTACCCCGCCTCCGAGCTCAAGCACGGCCCGCTCGCCCTGATCGAGCCCGCCCTGCCGACGGTCGCGATCGTGCCCGACGACGAGCTGCTGGAGAAGAACCGGGCGGCGCTGGAGGAGATCAAGGCGCGCAGCGGCCGGATCCTGGCGGTCGCGCACCGTGAGCAGGAGAAGGCCGACCACACCATCGTGGTCCCGAAGAACGAGACGGAGCTGGACCCGATCCTCATGGGCATCCCGCTCCAGCTCTTCGCGTACCACACGGCGCTGGCCATGGGCCGCGACATCGACAAGCCGCGCAACCTGGCCAAGTCCGTGACGGTCGAGTAG
- a CDS encoding GH1 family beta-glucosidase translates to MTESTESTDGSESSAGFPPGFLWGSATAAYQIEGAVREDGRTPSIWDTFSRTPGKVLGGDTGDVAVDHYHRMRDDVRMMADLGLSAYRFSVSWPRVQPGGSGPASGRGLDFYRALTDELLAAGITPSLTLYHWDLPQELETPRAGGSAAEGGWPQRDTANRFAEYAGLVAEALGDRVDLWTTLNEPWCSAFLGYGSGVHAPGRTDPVAALRAAHHLNLAHGLGVQALRAALPGRARIGVSLNPSAVRPLTRSADDLDAQRRIDALANRIFTGPMLSGAYPSDLMADTAHLTDWSFVREGDAATAGAPLDFLGINYYAPTVVSGSPPGGDADRHDDHGASDHSPWPGAQSVTFHRPPGELTAMDWSVDPTGLYDLLTRYAREAPGLELMVTENGAAYDDKPGPDGAVHDPDRIRYLHGHLAAVRRAMLDGADVRGYFLWSLLDNFEWAYGYSKRFGAVYVDYETLERTPKSSARWYGRVARTGVLPSAVPDAAR, encoded by the coding sequence ATGACTGAGAGCACTGAGAGCACGGACGGCAGCGAGAGCAGTGCGGGCTTTCCGCCCGGATTCCTCTGGGGCTCCGCCACCGCCGCCTACCAGATCGAGGGCGCGGTACGGGAGGACGGCCGCACTCCGTCGATCTGGGACACCTTCAGCCGTACGCCGGGGAAGGTACTGGGCGGCGACACGGGCGACGTGGCCGTCGACCACTACCACCGGATGCGGGACGACGTACGGATGATGGCGGACCTGGGGCTGAGCGCGTACCGCTTCTCCGTGTCCTGGCCGCGTGTGCAGCCGGGCGGGAGCGGTCCGGCGTCCGGGCGCGGGCTCGACTTCTACCGCGCGCTGACGGACGAGCTGCTGGCAGCGGGCATCACGCCCAGCCTGACCCTGTACCACTGGGATCTGCCGCAGGAGCTGGAGACCCCTCGCGCCGGCGGCTCCGCCGCGGAGGGCGGCTGGCCCCAGCGGGACACCGCGAACCGCTTCGCGGAGTACGCGGGGCTCGTCGCCGAGGCGCTGGGCGACCGCGTGGACCTGTGGACGACGCTAAACGAGCCCTGGTGCAGCGCTTTTCTGGGGTACGGCTCCGGGGTGCACGCGCCCGGCCGCACCGACCCGGTGGCCGCCCTCCGCGCCGCCCACCACCTGAACCTGGCGCACGGCCTGGGCGTACAGGCGCTGCGGGCCGCCCTGCCGGGGCGGGCCCGGATCGGTGTGAGCCTCAACCCGAGCGCGGTCCGGCCGCTGACGCGGTCGGCGGACGACCTGGACGCGCAGCGCCGTATCGACGCCCTCGCGAACCGGATCTTCACCGGGCCGATGCTGTCGGGTGCGTACCCGTCGGACCTGATGGCCGACACGGCGCACCTGACGGACTGGTCGTTCGTACGGGAGGGGGACGCGGCGACGGCCGGCGCACCCCTCGATTTCCTGGGCATCAACTACTACGCGCCGACCGTGGTTTCCGGCTCACCGCCGGGAGGGGACGCCGACCGCCACGACGATCACGGTGCAAGTGACCACTCGCCCTGGCCCGGCGCGCAGTCCGTCACCTTCCACCGGCCGCCGGGCGAACTGACCGCGATGGACTGGTCCGTCGACCCGACCGGCCTGTACGACCTGCTGACGCGGTACGCCCGTGAGGCACCGGGGCTCGAACTGATGGTGACCGAGAACGGCGCCGCCTACGACGACAAGCCGGGCCCCGACGGCGCCGTCCACGACCCGGACCGCATCCGCTACCTGCACGGACACCTGGCGGCGGTGCGGCGGGCGATGCTGGACGGCGCCGATGTCCGGGGCTACTTCCTGTGGTCGCTGCTGGACAACTTCGAGTGGGCGTACGGCTACAGCAAGCGCTTCGGCGCGGTGTACGTCGACTACGAGACGCTGGAGCGCACGCCGAAGTCGAGTGCGCGGTGGTACGGGCGGGTGGCGAGGACGGGCGTACTGCCTTCCGCCGTGCCGGACGCCGCCAGGTGA
- a CDS encoding LacI family DNA-binding transcriptional regulator, with amino-acid sequence MVTRGIRGQAGRGSRSGGRPTLEEVAARAGVGRGTVSRVVNGSPRVSDETRAAVEAAVDELGYVPNRAARALAANRTDAIALVVPEVESRFFAEPYFSDIVRGVSAALDSTEMQLLLTIVGSDRERGRLANYLAGHRVDGVLLVSVRADDPLPELLVRLGIPTVISGRRSEQEPLACVDADNVTGARGAVTHLISRGRRTIATITGRLEVYGAQCRLDGYREALTAGGLAVDERLIAPADFTEEGGRRAMNELLERSPHLDAVFVASDVMAAGARQVLRERGRSVPGDVALVGFDDSPIARHMDPPLTSVRVPIEEMGREMTRVLLEEIADRRPAGTRAMAPRLSVFPTELITRTSS; translated from the coding sequence ATGGTGACGCGGGGAATCCGGGGTCAGGCAGGCCGGGGGAGCCGGAGCGGCGGGCGGCCCACTCTCGAAGAAGTGGCCGCACGGGCGGGTGTGGGCCGGGGCACCGTCTCCCGGGTGGTCAACGGCTCCCCGCGCGTCAGCGACGAGACGCGCGCCGCCGTCGAGGCCGCCGTGGACGAGCTGGGGTACGTACCGAACCGCGCGGCCCGCGCACTCGCCGCCAACCGCACGGACGCCATCGCGCTCGTCGTCCCCGAGGTCGAGTCCCGCTTCTTCGCCGAGCCGTACTTCTCCGACATCGTGCGCGGCGTCAGCGCCGCCCTCGACAGCACCGAGATGCAGCTGCTGCTCACCATCGTCGGCAGCGACCGCGAGCGCGGCCGCCTGGCCAACTACCTCGCCGGCCACCGTGTCGACGGCGTCCTGCTCGTCTCCGTACGCGCCGACGATCCGCTGCCCGAGCTGCTGGTCCGGCTCGGCATCCCGACGGTCATCAGCGGCCGCCGCTCCGAGCAGGAGCCGCTCGCCTGCGTCGACGCGGACAACGTCACCGGCGCGCGCGGAGCGGTGACCCACCTCATATCGCGCGGCCGCCGCACGATAGCCACCATCACGGGACGGCTGGAGGTGTACGGCGCCCAGTGCCGTCTCGACGGCTACCGCGAGGCACTGACGGCGGGCGGCCTCGCCGTCGACGAGCGGCTGATCGCCCCCGCCGACTTCACCGAGGAGGGCGGCCGCCGCGCCATGAACGAGCTGCTCGAACGCAGCCCGCACCTCGACGCCGTCTTCGTCGCGTCGGACGTGATGGCGGCGGGCGCCCGCCAGGTCCTGCGGGAGCGGGGCCGCAGCGTTCCCGGAGACGTGGCGCTGGTGGGCTTCGACGACTCGCCCATCGCCCGCCACATGGACCCGCCGCTGACCAGCGTCCGCGTACCGATCGAGGAGATGGGCCGCGAGATGACCCGCGTGCTGCTGGAGGAGATCGCCGACCGGCGCCCGGCGGGCACCCGCGCGATGGCACCGCGCCTGAGCGTGTTCCCGACCGAACTGATCACCCGCACGTCGTCCTGA
- a CDS encoding extracellular solute-binding protein produces the protein MRTSTRTRRRAVVVAAVVALGAGLLGGCAEDSDEGTGGGGSGGSKKDAKGRTVIEIGTFGVFGYKQAGLYDEYMKLHPEILIKEDVTERVDTYYPELLTHLAANSGLQDIQAIEVGNINEIATTQADKFEDLSKAPGIDKSNWLDWKWAQGTARDGRTVALGTDIGPMGLCYRKDLFAKAGLPTDREAVGKLWAGDWQKYVDVGKRYKAKGPGGTTFTDSAAGLFAAVNNGYAERFYDGDGKLIYKDSPAVKTAWDLAMQAAEGGLTGKLKQFDKAWDQAYANGTFATVSCPPWMLGYIKEKAGTAGEDKWDVAAAPKPANWGGSFIGVPKAGKNKAEAIKLAAWLTAPEQQAKLFDKQASFPSTPPAYDLDVVSGARNPYFGDAPTGQLFAEAAKGIPTLVLGPKDQQIGTAFGDVGILQVEQQGKSPQEGWKAALKEIDNAVDG, from the coding sequence ATGCGCACCAGCACCCGAACACGTCGCAGAGCGGTGGTCGTCGCCGCCGTGGTCGCACTCGGCGCGGGTCTGCTCGGCGGCTGCGCCGAGGACAGCGACGAGGGAACCGGCGGCGGTGGCTCCGGTGGCAGCAAGAAGGACGCCAAGGGCAGGACCGTCATCGAGATCGGCACCTTCGGCGTCTTCGGCTACAAGCAGGCCGGGCTCTACGACGAGTACATGAAGCTGCACCCCGAGATCCTCATCAAGGAGGACGTGACCGAGCGCGTCGACACGTACTACCCGGAACTGCTGACGCACCTCGCGGCCAACAGCGGCCTCCAGGACATCCAGGCCATAGAGGTCGGGAACATCAACGAGATCGCCACCACGCAGGCGGACAAGTTCGAGGACCTGTCGAAGGCCCCGGGCATCGACAAGTCGAACTGGCTGGACTGGAAGTGGGCGCAGGGGACCGCCAGGGACGGGCGGACCGTCGCGCTCGGTACGGACATCGGGCCGATGGGCCTGTGCTACCGCAAGGACCTCTTCGCGAAGGCTGGGCTGCCGACCGACCGCGAGGCGGTGGGCAAGCTGTGGGCGGGCGACTGGCAGAAGTACGTCGACGTGGGCAAGCGGTACAAGGCGAAGGGGCCCGGGGGAACCACCTTCACCGACTCGGCGGCCGGTCTCTTCGCCGCCGTCAACAACGGTTACGCGGAGCGGTTCTACGACGGCGACGGCAAGCTGATCTACAAGGACAGCCCGGCCGTGAAGACCGCCTGGGACCTGGCGATGCAGGCGGCCGAGGGCGGACTGACCGGCAAGCTGAAGCAGTTCGACAAGGCGTGGGACCAGGCGTACGCCAACGGGACCTTCGCCACCGTCTCCTGCCCGCCGTGGATGCTCGGCTACATCAAGGAGAAGGCGGGAACGGCCGGCGAGGACAAGTGGGACGTCGCGGCGGCGCCCAAGCCGGCCAACTGGGGCGGCTCGTTCATCGGCGTACCGAAGGCCGGCAAGAACAAGGCGGAGGCGATCAAGCTCGCGGCGTGGCTGACCGCGCCCGAACAGCAGGCGAAGCTCTTCGACAAGCAGGCGAGCTTCCCGTCCACCCCGCCGGCGTACGACCTGGACGTGGTCTCCGGCGCCAGGAACCCGTACTTCGGCGACGCGCCGACCGGCCAGCTCTTCGCCGAGGCGGCCAAGGGCATCCCGACCCTGGTGCTCGGCCCGAAGGACCAGCAGATCGGTACCGCTTTCGGTGATGTCGGCATCCTCCAGGTGGAGCAGCAGGGCAAGAGCCCGCAGGAGGGCTGGAAGGCGGCTCTGAAGGAGATCGACAACGCGGTGGACGGCTGA
- a CDS encoding universal stress protein, translating into MAGHETPEPADRKQVVDPLDDLRAVEQSRHSCDPAFQHGVVVGFDGSTSSERALSYAIGMAVRSGSGLIIVHVANRLPTTVWAGCEPPVFVDVPDHRTEVLGLELACADYLAEVPWILVERGGDICHELEEVGQEYSADAIVVGSTHGIVGRIFGSVAGRLARRAQRPVIVIP; encoded by the coding sequence ATGGCCGGTCACGAAACCCCCGAACCCGCGGACCGCAAGCAGGTCGTAGATCCTCTGGACGACCTCCGGGCGGTGGAACAATCACGCCACTCCTGCGATCCCGCCTTCCAGCACGGTGTCGTCGTCGGATTCGACGGCTCCACGTCCAGTGAGCGGGCGCTTTCGTACGCCATCGGCATGGCGGTGCGGTCGGGTTCCGGCCTGATCATCGTGCATGTCGCCAACCGGCTGCCGACCACGGTCTGGGCGGGCTGCGAGCCCCCGGTCTTCGTGGACGTACCGGATCACCGCACCGAGGTGCTGGGGCTGGAACTGGCCTGCGCGGACTATCTCGCCGAGGTGCCGTGGATCCTCGTCGAGCGCGGCGGCGACATCTGCCACGAGCTGGAGGAGGTCGGCCAGGAGTACTCGGCCGACGCCATCGTCGTCGGTTCGACGCACGGCATCGTCGGGCGGATCTTCGGTTCGGTGGCGGGCCGGCTGGCGCGGCGCGCGCAGCGGCCGGTCATCGTGATCCCGTAG
- a CDS encoding carbohydrate ABC transporter permease has product MRPYTDQSGPAASPSSGDAVPAPDRRATAAVERPQAGDRRRAWRSRRYRWDTKYSPYAFVAPFFVFFAAFGVFPLLYTGWSSLHRVSLSAPNDMEWVGLHNYTRLLEDEFFWNALRNTFTIGVLSTVPQLLMALGIAHLLNYRLRASGFFRVAILTPYATSVAAATLVFVLLFGRDYGMINWVLDAVGLGKVDWQSGTLSSQVAVSTIVIWRWTGYNALIYLAAMQAVPNDLYESAALDGATRWQQFLHVTIPSLRPTILFTVVVSTIGATQLFGEPLLFGGAGGQKGGASHQFQTLGLYLYEQGWFNFHLGRASAIAWSMFLILLIVAGVHLLVARRLRKSQ; this is encoded by the coding sequence ATGCGTCCGTACACCGACCAGTCCGGCCCGGCCGCGTCCCCTTCCTCGGGGGACGCGGTCCCGGCCCCGGACCGCCGGGCGACAGCGGCGGTGGAGCGGCCGCAGGCCGGTGACCGCCGCCGGGCGTGGCGCAGCAGGCGCTACCGCTGGGACACGAAGTACAGCCCGTACGCCTTCGTCGCGCCCTTCTTCGTGTTCTTCGCGGCCTTCGGGGTCTTCCCCCTCCTCTATACGGGGTGGTCGTCGCTGCACCGCGTGTCGTTGTCGGCGCCGAACGACATGGAGTGGGTGGGGCTGCACAACTACACCCGGCTCCTGGAGGACGAGTTCTTCTGGAACGCGCTGCGCAACACCTTCACCATCGGGGTCCTCTCGACGGTGCCGCAGCTGCTGATGGCGCTCGGCATCGCGCATCTGCTCAACTACCGGCTGCGCGCCTCGGGCTTCTTCCGGGTCGCGATCCTCACGCCGTACGCCACGTCGGTGGCGGCAGCGACCCTCGTCTTCGTGCTCCTGTTCGGGCGCGACTACGGGATGATCAACTGGGTGCTGGACGCCGTGGGTCTCGGGAAGGTCGACTGGCAGAGCGGGACGCTTTCCTCGCAGGTCGCGGTGTCGACGATCGTGATCTGGCGGTGGACCGGGTACAACGCGCTGATCTATCTGGCCGCCATGCAGGCGGTGCCGAACGATCTGTACGAGTCGGCCGCGCTGGACGGGGCCACCCGGTGGCAGCAGTTCCTGCACGTCACCATCCCGTCGCTGCGGCCGACGATCCTCTTCACGGTCGTCGTCTCGACGATCGGCGCCACGCAGTTGTTCGGTGAGCCGCTGCTGTTCGGCGGGGCGGGCGGGCAGAAGGGCGGGGCGTCGCACCAGTTCCAGACGCTCGGGCTCTACCTGTACGAACAGGGCTGGTTCAACTTCCACCTCGGGCGGGCCTCCGCGATCGCCTGGTCGATGTTCCTGATCCTGCTGATCGTGGCGGGCGTCCACCTGCTGGTCGCCCGCCGGTTGAGGAAGAGCCAATGA